One region of Pogona vitticeps strain Pit_001003342236 chromosome 1, PviZW2.1, whole genome shotgun sequence genomic DNA includes:
- the LOC140703120 gene encoding uncharacterized protein LOC140703120, which translates to MEGFSFPPELSWGRETCDPARARISEETFRGRLGPPPLLRHGVCTEERAFASDDRQGEVWASSLLGEQTAVPTVRPKKYHLLNDRLLQDPFDPLELEAVYNKVFNNEPRDEPPCLFPAFTTSAPPAGEGPSYTGAQRGAGAVPKAGKEEWLGLKETMDRQAKLIENLVEQQTLIARQIRRQGPEEERTERPAAAVRGGLIAGPAPIRMQKMTSSDDPEAYLHTFERVAVAAGWPREQWTLILIPCLTGLLQEVVDTLSTQEASQYESVKRAILRTLNLTEETYRKRLRDLKWKPGSHPHTVAQRMRANALRWLKPNGEDGERVVDLIVMEQLVQTLGAGAKNWIQRNNPKTLEKAISLLEDYSMTEEAAKEGNTPWAEKGKPRGGEASLSFSNSSTRSAVEPSGTQKFKGKMFEPFGSKPVRPVTVDQRIYAPGTGWREGKDGRPIYTPGAGVRENKEGRPVCFACGVPGHVRRNCPGADCSWVGLYDKPYPPKVDSSERWEVEAWVNGEKKKALIDTGCAKTLVRDLLGQKKEEGLTVRCIHGDVKKYQTLWATVRVGAEERRMNIGVVPGLSREMLLGRDWVGSRDVGKIKEGLQGEMLKAEDQSDFLQRASREQMQLMQQDDASLQEPLLAAQPDRGEPELESRTAHSEGGACEGDRESVPSSVKKEDVEEGGCVEGVLIELDQTEVVSERAEEVCLVEEGGEEVDLIMWEEIKEGGGARDFRTWTDLNVDRPRHRGVQTEPILDPSQASGATSGFPNLMTGGGLLPDPPFLGAKGRGIEPLEWKVSVFPLNYPGGGRRVIRPGPEYQKKPLEGDWARHPCCGTVCALRSAPLRQMTDREKFGPAPF; encoded by the exons ATGGAAGGTTTCAGTTTTCCCCCTGAACTATCCTGGGGGAGGGAGACGTGTGATCCGGCCCGGGCCAGAATATCAGAAGAAACCtttagagggagattgggcccgccacccttgctgCGGCACGGTGTGTGCACTGAGGAGCGCGCCTTTGCGTCAGATGACAGACAGGGAGAAGTTTGGGCCAGCTCCCTTCTAGGCGAACAAACCGCGGTTCCTACTGTTCGTCCTAAGAAGTACCATTTGTTGAATGATCGGTTGTTGCAAGATCCGTTTGATCCTTTAGAGTTGGAAGCTGTTTACAATAAAGTGTTTAATAATGAACCCCGTGATGAGCCTCCGTGTCtgtttcccgccttcaccacaaGTGCCCCCCCCGCTGGAGAAGGACCTTCTTAcactggcgcccaacgtggggcggggGCGGTACCGAAGGCGGGAAAGGAAGAATGGCTGGGACTAAAAGAGACTATGGACCGGCAGGCGAAGTTAATAGAAAATCTGGTTGAACAACAAACGCTGATCGCGAGACAGATAAGGCGGCAAGGGCCAGAGGAAGAGAGAACGGAGAGACCGGCGGCAGCAGTAAGGGGGGGCTTGATAGCAGGGCCTGCCCCCATTCGTATGCAAAAGATGACAAGCTCTGATGATCCTGAGGCCTATTTGCATACCTTTGAGAGAGTGGCTGTAGCAGCTGGGTGGCCGAGAGAACAATGGACCCTTATTTTGATTCCATGCCTTACGGGGCTGTTGCAGGAAGTGGTGGATACTTTGAGCACACAAGAGGCCTCCCAATATGAGTCAGTAAAGAGGGCTATACTTCGAACATTGAATTTGACTGAAGAAACGTATCGGAAAAGACTGAGAGATCTAAAATGGAAGCCGGGTTCCCACCCCCACACAGTGGCGCAACGGATGAGGGCAAACGCGTTGAGATGGTTAAAACCTAATGGAGAAGATGGCGAGCGGGTAGTGGATTTGATTGTTATGGAGCAGCTAGTACAGACGTTAGGAGCTGGCGCGAAAAACTGGATTCAACGAAACAACCCGAAGACGCTGGAGAAAGCAATTTCCTTATTGGAGGATTATAGTATGACAGAGGAGGCTGCGAAAGAAGGCAACACCCCCTGGGCGGAGAAAGGCAAACCACGCGGTGGAGAGGCTTCGCTTTCGTTTTCTAATTCAAGCACGCGGTCAGCAGTAGAGCCAAGCGGAACGCAGAAATTCAAAGGGAAGATGTTCGAACCCTTTGGATCTAAACCTGTGCGCCCGGTAACTGTGGATCAGCGGATTTATGCTCCTGGGACGGGATGGAGAGAGGGCAAGGACGGGCGCCCTATTTACACTCCCGGAGCAGGGGTACGCGAGAACAAAGAGGGGCGCCCTGTCTGCTTCGCCTGTGGGGTCCCTGGCCACGTGAGGAGGAATTGCCCGGGGGCCGACTGTTCGTGGGTGGGGCTGTATGACAAACCTTACCCCCCTAAAGTGGATTCATCGGAGAGGTGGGAGGTAGAAGCCTGGgtgaatggagaaaagaaaaaggctttgATAGACACAGGATGTGCCAAGACGTTAGTACGGGACCTTTTGggacagaaaaaagaagagggattgACTGTTCGCTGCATACATGGGGATGTAAAGAAATATCAGACATTATGGGCCACTGTGAGGGTAGGGGCAGAAGAACGAAGGATGAATATAGGTGTGGTGCCGGGGTTATCGAGGGAAATGCTGCTGGGAAGAGATTGGGTCGGATCTAGAGATGTGGGGAAGATCAAGGAGGGATTACAGGGAGAAATGTTGAAAGCTGAAGACCAGTCCGATTTTTTGCAGCGCGCCTCACGGGAACAGATGCAATTGATGCAGCAGGACGATGCATCGCTTCAAGAACCATTGCTAGCGGCTCAACCG GACAGAGGGGAGCCCGAACTGGAGTCGAGGACGGCCCACTCGgaagggggggcgtgtgaaggtgatcgagagagtgtgccgtcctccgttaaaaaggaagatgtagaggaaggcggatgtgtggaaggggtgcTGATAGAACTGGACCAAACGGAGGTGGTGTCTGAGAGGGCTGAAGAGGTgtgtcttgtggaagaaggaggggaggaggtggatctaattatgtgggaggagataaaagaaggaggaggcgcgCGGGACTTTAGAACTTGGACAGACTTAAACGTGGACAGACCAAGACACCGAGGGGTCCAGACTGAGCCCATTCTCGACCCAAGTCAAGCGTCTGGAGCAACATCGGGGTTCCCTAATCTGATGACCGGAGGGGGACTACTGCCGGATCCACCATTCCTGGGAGCCAAAGGCAGAGGTATTGAGCCCCTGGAATGGAAGGTTTCAGTTTTCCCCCTGAACTATCCTGGGGGAGGGAGACGTGTGATCCGGCCCGGGCCAGAATATCAGAAGAAACCtttagagggagattgggcccgccacccttgctgCGGCACGGTGTGTGCACTGAGGAGCGCGCCTTTGCGTCAGATGACAGACAGGGAGAAGTTTGGGCCAGCTCCCTTCTAG